The following are from one region of the Segatella oris genome:
- a CDS encoding glycoside hydrolase family 3 C-terminal domain-containing protein: MKTVYTTIISLLFLPASILAQQAPKLNTNNIDEVLKAMTLREKAMLLVGNANNFESSSAVVGGSATLVPGAAGNTTAIPRLGIPETILTDGPAGVRIDVNRQGSQKKYYATGFPVGSCLASTWNTALVKQVGQAIGEETRDYRCDVILGPGMNLHRNPLCGRNFEYFSEDPLLTGKIAAAYVQGVQGVGTGVSIKHFAANSQETNRSRVDERVSQRALRELYLRGFEIAIRESNPWTVMSAYNRINGTFAQGNYDLLTKILGQDWGFNGIVMTDWIGRREGLSVASQVHAGNDLFEPGEVEQVIDIEAAVKAGKLDIKDVDRNVRRMLEYIVKTSSFRRYAATNEPDLVAHAAITRQTASEGMVLLKNTASTLPFHNVKTVALYGVGSYHFLSGGVGSGCVHTPYIIDLVTGLKNAGISSTANLTRMYQKYIDFAKIKREADRDPACWFEKPEMGDQKLPELAISQRQIEAEADSSDIAIITLTRQAGEGIDRSIEKEFNISPIEKDMIEQVCAAYHRIGKRVIVVINSGSVIETASWNALPDAILVAWQPGEEGGNSIADILTGKVCPSGKLTMTWPIFATDHPSTANFPQDDNMTVYHYVTFKDWTSKGGGMSTRDYTNHAEDIWVGYRYFDSFKRQVAYPFGYGLSYTSFEYGQPRVRRQGDKIEVTLSVKNTGKNSGKEIVQLYVAAPKGTMAKPEKELKAFAKTRLLQAGESENITMSMQVRDLASFDEAGSQWLVDAGTYRLMVGSNINDIRGTATLSLPRYTETVSQALAPQHPIHKIVK, translated from the coding sequence ATGAAAACAGTCTATACAACCATTATATCGCTCCTATTCCTGCCTGCTTCGATACTAGCTCAGCAGGCACCTAAACTCAATACAAACAATATTGATGAAGTGTTGAAAGCGATGACACTTAGAGAGAAGGCTATGCTGCTCGTAGGCAATGCAAATAATTTTGAGAGTTCTTCGGCAGTTGTCGGAGGCTCAGCAACATTAGTACCCGGAGCTGCAGGCAATACTACTGCCATACCACGACTCGGCATTCCCGAAACGATTCTGACCGATGGACCTGCCGGTGTCCGCATTGATGTAAACCGCCAAGGTTCACAAAAGAAATACTATGCTACAGGTTTTCCCGTAGGCTCCTGTCTCGCATCGACATGGAATACAGCACTGGTTAAACAAGTGGGGCAAGCCATCGGAGAAGAGACACGCGATTATCGCTGTGACGTCATTCTGGGTCCAGGTATGAATCTGCATCGCAACCCACTATGCGGGCGAAACTTTGAATATTTCAGCGAGGACCCTTTACTCACAGGAAAGATTGCCGCTGCGTATGTTCAAGGTGTTCAAGGCGTAGGAACAGGAGTCAGTATCAAACATTTTGCAGCCAATTCTCAGGAGACTAATCGTAGCAGAGTAGATGAGCGTGTGAGCCAGCGTGCATTACGCGAGCTTTATCTTCGTGGGTTTGAGATTGCCATACGCGAAAGTAATCCATGGACAGTGATGAGTGCTTACAATCGTATCAATGGTACATTTGCACAAGGTAATTATGACCTTTTAACCAAGATACTCGGACAAGATTGGGGCTTTAACGGTATCGTCATGACCGACTGGATAGGTCGCCGTGAGGGATTGTCTGTGGCATCGCAAGTACATGCCGGCAATGACCTGTTCGAACCCGGTGAGGTAGAACAAGTGATTGATATTGAAGCTGCTGTAAAAGCCGGAAAGCTGGATATTAAAGATGTAGACAGAAATGTACGCCGCATGCTCGAATATATCGTCAAGACTTCAAGCTTCCGCCGCTATGCAGCCACTAACGAACCAGATCTTGTAGCTCATGCTGCAATTACACGTCAAACAGCATCAGAAGGAATGGTCCTACTCAAGAATACAGCTTCTACACTACCCTTCCACAACGTAAAGACGGTAGCACTATATGGCGTAGGCTCTTACCATTTCTTATCGGGCGGTGTAGGTTCGGGATGTGTGCATACACCTTATATTATAGACTTGGTAACAGGGCTAAAAAATGCAGGCATTAGCAGTACAGCCAACCTAACAAGAATGTATCAGAAGTACATAGACTTTGCTAAGATTAAGCGAGAGGCAGATCGTGACCCTGCATGCTGGTTTGAGAAGCCAGAGATGGGCGATCAGAAACTGCCAGAGTTAGCAATATCCCAACGCCAAATAGAGGCAGAAGCAGATTCTTCAGATATTGCTATCATTACACTTACACGCCAAGCAGGAGAAGGAATAGATCGCAGTATTGAAAAAGAATTCAATATATCTCCCATTGAAAAAGATATGATAGAGCAGGTATGCGCAGCCTACCATCGTATTGGCAAACGTGTGATAGTGGTCATCAATTCTGGTAGTGTCATTGAGACTGCAAGCTGGAATGCCCTTCCCGATGCTATTCTTGTGGCATGGCAACCCGGAGAGGAAGGAGGCAACTCAATAGCAGATATTCTCACTGGCAAAGTATGCCCATCGGGAAAACTTACAATGACGTGGCCTATTTTTGCCACAGACCATCCATCAACAGCCAATTTCCCACAGGATGATAATATGACTGTTTACCACTATGTCACCTTTAAAGATTGGACTAGCAAGGGAGGAGGAATGTCCACTCGAGACTATACGAACCATGCAGAAGATATATGGGTAGGATATCGCTATTTCGATAGTTTCAAACGCCAAGTGGCCTATCCATTCGGATATGGTCTGTCTTACACAAGTTTTGAATACGGACAGCCTCGTGTACGCCGTCAAGGCGACAAGATAGAAGTAACTCTGTCTGTTAAGAACACAGGAAAAAATAGCGGCAAGGAAATTGTACAACTCTATGTTGCAGCCCCCAAAGGTACGATGGCAAAACCGGAAAAAGAGTTGAAAGCATTTGCCAAGACCCGATTACTACAAGCCGGCGAAAGCGAGAATATTACCATGAGTATGCAGGTACGAGATCTGGCTAGTTTTGATGAAGCCGGCAGTCAGTGGCTTGTTGATGCAGGTACATACCGATTAATGGTAGGTTCTAACATCAACGACATTCGTGGTACAGCAACGCTATCACTACCTCGCTATACCGAAACGGTTTCACAGGCTCTCGCTCCTCAGCATCCTATTCATAAGATTGTGAAGTAG
- a CDS encoding beta-L-arabinofuranosidase domain-containing protein encodes MNGMRTINKSMKAGLLFCFFFPYAATAGNYEKIKLAIQDKQQPIEHVTFMGYIGNRFRQSYENRVLAQSVDKLVEPFCHHNETHLWQSEFWGKWMNSAVLAYQYRPSNAMISRIQEAVDKLIKTQDSRGYIGNYTDETHLQEWDIWGRKYCILGLLDAYGVTHDKKALNAACREADYLINELHHSKSTIVELGNQHGMAASSVLKPICYLYRYTGNKRYFDFAKEIISLWESATGPKLISKAGIDVASRFPKPTAAKWYSWEQGAKAYEMMSCYEGLLEMYRLTGNTEYLSAVEQVWQNIYDTEINITGSGASMESWFGGKHLQYMPIRHFQETCVTATWIKLSRQLLLLTGNTKYADAVEISFYNALLGAMRTDASDWAKYTPLSGQRLPGSEQCGMGLNCCNASGPRGLFVIPQTAVLTSAKGVDVNLYIAGDYKLTTPRHQQMVLKLEGEYPKNNKMSFLLSLKKAENITIRLRIPEWSTATKVIVNDVAVEHVQAGKYLELSRTWHHGDRISIEFDMPGIVHRLGQHPEYVAITRGPIVLARDQRLTGPGLEAFLTPVVDDKQQILLEATNTQNTDIWMSFMAKFQPEAYTEDGAPAILVGLCDYASAGNSSQKDDYPFFKVWMPQLFNPAILQ; translated from the coding sequence ATGAACGGTATGAGAACTATCAACAAGAGTATGAAAGCAGGACTTCTGTTCTGCTTTTTTTTTCCATATGCAGCCACAGCAGGTAATTATGAGAAAATAAAACTGGCAATACAAGACAAGCAACAGCCTATAGAGCATGTAACTTTCATGGGGTATATAGGCAATAGGTTTAGACAATCATACGAAAACCGCGTCTTGGCACAAAGTGTAGATAAATTAGTCGAACCATTCTGTCATCACAACGAGACACACCTATGGCAAAGCGAGTTTTGGGGTAAATGGATGAATTCTGCCGTGTTGGCCTACCAATACCGCCCATCCAACGCTATGATTTCGCGTATACAAGAGGCTGTAGACAAGCTTATTAAGACCCAAGACAGCCGTGGTTACATAGGTAACTACACCGACGAGACACACTTGCAGGAATGGGATATCTGGGGACGCAAGTATTGTATTCTGGGCTTACTTGATGCCTATGGGGTAACTCATGACAAGAAGGCTCTTAATGCCGCGTGCCGTGAAGCCGACTATCTCATAAACGAATTGCATCATAGCAAATCTACCATCGTTGAGTTAGGAAATCAACATGGCATGGCAGCTTCATCTGTACTCAAACCCATTTGCTATCTTTATCGCTATACAGGTAATAAGCGTTACTTCGATTTTGCTAAAGAGATTATAAGCCTTTGGGAGAGCGCCACAGGACCAAAGCTTATTTCCAAAGCCGGTATTGATGTAGCTAGTCGATTCCCGAAGCCCACTGCAGCGAAATGGTATAGCTGGGAACAAGGTGCCAAAGCCTATGAAATGATGTCATGCTACGAGGGACTGCTTGAAATGTATCGACTTACGGGCAATACGGAATATCTATCTGCTGTAGAACAAGTGTGGCAGAATATCTACGATACAGAGATTAATATTACCGGTTCTGGCGCATCGATGGAGTCATGGTTTGGTGGTAAGCACTTACAGTATATGCCTATTCGCCACTTCCAAGAGACTTGTGTCACGGCAACATGGATTAAGTTAAGCCGTCAGCTCCTGCTTCTCACTGGTAACACAAAATATGCAGACGCAGTTGAAATATCATTCTATAATGCATTACTTGGGGCAATGCGTACCGATGCCAGTGATTGGGCTAAATACACTCCGCTTTCAGGTCAACGTTTACCCGGTTCTGAGCAATGCGGCATGGGCTTGAATTGTTGTAATGCAAGTGGTCCACGCGGTCTCTTTGTAATACCCCAAACCGCAGTTCTTACTTCTGCCAAAGGAGTTGATGTCAATCTCTATATTGCAGGAGACTATAAACTGACGACTCCCCGACATCAGCAAATGGTTTTAAAACTAGAAGGAGAATATCCTAAAAATAATAAGATGTCTTTCCTACTTTCACTCAAAAAGGCTGAGAACATAACGATAAGGCTTCGTATTCCTGAATGGAGTACAGCCACAAAAGTAATTGTTAATGATGTTGCAGTAGAGCATGTACAAGCAGGGAAGTATCTGGAACTCTCTCGTACATGGCATCATGGCGACAGAATAAGTATTGAGTTTGATATGCCCGGTATTGTACATCGTTTAGGTCAACACCCGGAATATGTGGCAATTACCCGCGGCCCCATCGTCTTGGCTCGCGACCAACGGCTTACCGGTCCCGGCCTAGAGGCTTTCTTAACACCAGTCGTAGATGACAAACAGCAGATATTGCTCGAAGCCACAAATACACAGAATACCGATATTTGGATGTCGTTTATGGCAAAATTCCAACCAGAAGCATATACAGAAGATGGTGCTCCGGCTATCCTTGTAGGACTCTGTGACTATGCCTCAGCCGGTAATTCTTCACAAAAAGATGATTACCCATTTTTTAAAGTTTGGATGCCACAGTTATTTAACCCTGCAATTTTACAATAA
- a CDS encoding metallophosphoesterase: MRKNLLTACLLMLSMTTFAQKFTIPVFPDSQSEIDSNMGMFNSQLDWIIQNQKKENIPMVLHVGDVVNFDNLTHWDKASQGFARLDSAHIDYAITLGNHDNEAVQEYNGSAAPGDTHTNVRKTSKFNSYFPTYRFRAQRGTYEPGKSDNAYYTFRTGNTYWLVVTLEFCPRPEMVEWANKIVKKYHEHNVIILTHYYLNGKGEIVKNNAGYGDSSPQYIFDNLVKLHPNIKFVISGHVGFSSFKVDEGVNHNKIYQMLQNYQNVEYGGGYLRLMRFDLDKGTVDCELYSPYFKKSKPENTHYKIEGFTTIKPKL; this comes from the coding sequence ATGAGAAAGAACCTATTAACCGCATGCCTATTGATGTTGAGTATGACGACCTTTGCTCAGAAATTCACCATTCCAGTCTTCCCCGACTCACAGAGCGAAATAGATTCTAATATGGGTATGTTTAATAGCCAGTTGGACTGGATTATCCAAAATCAAAAGAAAGAGAATATCCCTATGGTATTACACGTGGGAGATGTCGTTAATTTCGATAATCTCACCCACTGGGATAAGGCTAGCCAAGGATTTGCTCGTCTGGATAGTGCTCATATTGATTACGCCATTACATTAGGTAACCATGATAATGAGGCTGTACAAGAATATAATGGGTCTGCCGCACCCGGCGACACGCATACAAATGTACGTAAGACATCTAAGTTTAACTCTTATTTCCCAACCTATAGATTCCGTGCACAGCGAGGTACATATGAACCCGGCAAGAGCGATAACGCTTATTATACATTCCGTACTGGCAACACCTATTGGTTGGTAGTGACATTGGAGTTTTGTCCTCGTCCGGAAATGGTAGAGTGGGCAAACAAGATTGTCAAAAAGTATCACGAGCATAATGTTATTATTCTTACACACTATTACCTCAATGGGAAGGGTGAGATCGTGAAAAACAATGCAGGTTATGGCGATTCAAGTCCACAGTATATCTTCGATAACTTGGTTAAATTACATCCTAATATCAAATTTGTTATTAGCGGACACGTAGGTTTCTCGTCATTCAAGGTAGATGAGGGTGTGAATCACAACAAAATATACCAGATGTTGCAGAATTACCAAAATGTAGAATATGGTGGTGGCTATCTGCGCCTGATGCGTTTCGACCTTGACAAAGGTACTGTAGATTGCGAATTGTACTCTCCCTACTTCAAGAAGTCTAAACCGGAGAATACCCATTATAAGATAGAAGGTTTCACCACAATTAAACCAAAACTCTAA
- a CDS encoding alpha-N-acetylglucosaminidase TIM-barrel domain-containing protein — protein sequence MKYKKKIYILLCLWFSSVPTIAQVTAQQKLEVVRNIIRRFSHRDDINLRLIPRKQGQLETFNQQVSNGKLTISANSPIALCHGYYDWIRQNEYGIMSWTGNRCNIPTKIDGSKTRSVTSPFQYHYYFNAVTFGYTMPYWDWNRWEQEIDWMAFHGIDIPLALTANEAILARVFKKIGLSDEVIGRFFTGPAHLPWLRMGNIYGIDGPLSNQWHQDQIALQHKILDRMRKLDMHPICPGFAGFVPEALKELYPTADIQYTTWEKAFHNYILSPADPLFHKIGVMFIQEWEKEFGRCDFYLIDSFNEMDIPFPPKDDPKRYEFMADFGKKVYQCIKEANPSATWVMQGWMFGYQPEIWDYKTLNALVSQVPDNKMIMLDLAVDYNKFLWKTPFNWDFYKGFCGKQWIYSVIPNMGGKSALTGALDFYAKGHLEALNSQNRGKLIGFGFAPEGIENNEVVYELLCDAGWAKQGVELRPWLRNYTYSRYGCYPIGMEQYWNEMLQSVYGSFKSHPRFNWQFRPGKEKYGSVDLDNHFYHAVEIMAGMLSQMKGNKLFEADFKEMAANYLGGKVEILVRQIDKAYESQDTINANQLETRFYRLMTGMDLVLQGHPTKDMQKWIDYARARGVSYNKADCYESNARRIVTVWGPPIDDYSARIWAGLIRDYYLPRWKHYFNQKRSGKPFDFSTWELDFVENQKGLSQPALTKDKISLAVQLIQDAKNIVE from the coding sequence ATGAAATATAAAAAAAAGATATATATACTACTTTGCTTATGGTTCTCTTCTGTACCAACAATAGCACAGGTTACAGCACAACAGAAACTTGAAGTCGTCCGAAATATTATTAGAAGGTTTTCTCATCGTGATGACATAAATCTAAGGCTTATTCCCCGCAAGCAAGGGCAGTTAGAGACTTTCAACCAGCAGGTCTCAAATGGAAAGTTAACCATATCTGCCAATAGTCCTATTGCACTTTGTCACGGATATTACGATTGGATTAGACAAAATGAGTATGGCATCATGAGCTGGACTGGAAATCGGTGTAATATTCCAACAAAGATTGACGGTAGTAAGACTCGCTCTGTTACATCTCCTTTTCAGTATCACTATTATTTCAATGCTGTGACTTTTGGTTATACGATGCCGTATTGGGATTGGAACCGATGGGAACAAGAAATAGACTGGATGGCCTTTCATGGCATTGACATACCTTTGGCGCTTACTGCCAATGAAGCCATTCTTGCAAGAGTGTTTAAGAAAATAGGGCTTTCAGACGAAGTAATTGGTCGTTTCTTTACAGGCCCGGCTCATCTTCCTTGGCTTCGTATGGGGAATATTTATGGTATTGACGGACCACTATCAAATCAATGGCATCAAGACCAAATAGCCCTACAGCACAAAATACTGGATAGAATGCGTAAATTAGATATGCATCCTATATGCCCCGGCTTTGCCGGTTTTGTTCCAGAGGCTTTAAAAGAACTTTACCCAACTGCAGACATTCAATATACTACATGGGAAAAGGCTTTCCATAATTATATCCTCTCACCTGCAGACCCTTTATTTCATAAAATTGGTGTAATGTTCATTCAGGAATGGGAAAAAGAATTTGGAAGATGCGACTTCTATTTAATTGATAGTTTCAACGAGATGGACATTCCATTTCCTCCAAAGGATGATCCCAAACGTTACGAGTTTATGGCTGATTTTGGGAAAAAAGTCTATCAATGCATCAAGGAAGCCAATCCTTCCGCTACTTGGGTTATGCAAGGTTGGATGTTTGGTTACCAGCCGGAAATCTGGGATTACAAGACGCTGAATGCCTTGGTATCTCAAGTACCAGATAATAAGATGATTATGCTAGACTTGGCTGTCGATTATAATAAGTTTTTATGGAAAACGCCTTTCAACTGGGACTTCTACAAAGGCTTCTGCGGCAAACAATGGATCTATAGCGTCATACCTAACATGGGGGGGAAGTCGGCTCTTACAGGTGCGCTTGACTTCTATGCCAAAGGTCATTTAGAGGCTTTGAATTCTCAAAACCGCGGTAAACTTATTGGTTTCGGATTTGCACCGGAAGGTATTGAGAACAATGAAGTAGTATATGAGCTTCTCTGTGATGCCGGGTGGGCGAAACAAGGAGTTGAGCTTCGGCCTTGGCTGCGCAATTATACATACAGTCGTTATGGTTGTTACCCTATAGGCATGGAGCAATATTGGAACGAAATGCTTCAGTCGGTATATGGCTCTTTCAAGAGTCATCCCCGCTTCAACTGGCAATTCCGCCCCGGAAAAGAAAAATATGGAAGTGTAGACTTAGACAACCACTTCTATCATGCCGTAGAAATAATGGCTGGGATGCTGTCTCAGATGAAAGGGAATAAACTCTTTGAAGCAGATTTTAAAGAGATGGCAGCTAACTATTTAGGTGGTAAAGTCGAGATTCTTGTGCGGCAGATTGATAAAGCATACGAAAGCCAAGACACTATCAATGCGAATCAGTTGGAAACAAGATTCTATAGGTTGATGACCGGTATGGATCTCGTTTTACAAGGGCATCCCACGAAGGACATGCAGAAATGGATAGACTATGCGCGTGCTCGCGGTGTAAGCTACAATAAGGCAGATTGCTATGAGAGTAATGCGCGTCGCATTGTGACTGTATGGGGACCTCCCATCGATGATTACTCTGCTCGTATTTGGGCCGGACTCATTCGCGACTACTATTTACCTCGTTGGAAGCACTATTTCAATCAAAAGCGTAGTGGCAAACCATTCGACTTTTCCACTTGGGAATTAGATTTTGTCGAGAATCAAAAAGGATTAAGTCAGCCTGCACTTACCAAAGACAAAATAAGTCTAGCTGTTCAGCTTATTCAAGATGCTAAAAATATTGTAGAATAA
- a CDS encoding glycoside hydrolase family 3 C-terminal domain-containing protein: protein MRNKALLLTIALLLGNYAIAQVHTYLDRTKNIEERVEDALSRMTLTEKLKVIHAQSKFSSAGVPRLGFPDFWTSDGPHGIRTNTLWDEWTDANQTNDSCVAFPALTCLAATWNPEVAYLFGKSLGEEARYRGKDMVLGPGVNIYRTPLNGRNFEYMGEDPYLAGQMAVPYIQGIQSNGVAACVKHYPLNQDENNRIEENIIVDDRALHEIYLAPFKEAVIKGHVWGIMGAYPSYKDQSCTYNAYLTNKVLKGDWGYDGVVLSDWGATHETEGAVRHGLDIEFGTWTDGKKYGDSKHYNRYYLADAYRKGLEEGRYTMESLDNKVRRVLRLFYRTTMTYREPGSLTSDEHFAVARRIGEEGVVLLKNERQILPLQLKPGKRILVIGENAIKMMTAGGGSSSIRTKHEIVPLDALRRYTDKARVQLDFARGYVGDTVTMFNGASVGQDIRDSRTPQQLMDEAVTKAHGADYILIFGGLNKSEYQDCEGYDRKNYSMPYQQDQLVEALAKVNKNIVFVNISGNTVAMPWVERVSGIIQAWYQGSEAGNVIASILVGETNPSGKLPYTWTVRLNDVPAHALGTYPGTWRADHKVIDVEYKEGIFVGYRWADKHHVRPLFAFGHGLSYTAFKLSEAKADKSAMTPSDSITFTITVQNIGQRAGSEVVQLYIKDKEASLLRPVKELKGFRKVFLQPGASRNVSITIGKDALSFYDDRQQQWVAEPGHFEALIGTASDKIASHVKFTLLK, encoded by the coding sequence ATGAGAAATAAAGCACTCTTGCTTACTATAGCATTGCTGTTGGGAAACTATGCCATAGCTCAAGTTCATACTTATTTGGATCGTACGAAGAATATAGAAGAGCGTGTAGAGGATGCACTTAGTCGTATGACTTTGACCGAAAAACTTAAAGTCATCCATGCGCAATCCAAGTTTAGTTCGGCAGGCGTTCCACGCCTAGGGTTTCCAGACTTTTGGACATCTGACGGTCCTCATGGCATTCGTACCAATACACTATGGGATGAGTGGACCGACGCCAACCAGACAAACGATTCCTGTGTGGCCTTCCCTGCACTTACCTGTTTGGCCGCAACATGGAATCCGGAAGTGGCCTATCTTTTTGGCAAGAGCCTTGGAGAGGAAGCACGTTATCGAGGAAAGGATATGGTCTTAGGCCCCGGCGTTAACATTTATCGCACTCCCCTCAATGGCCGTAATTTCGAATACATGGGCGAGGACCCTTATTTAGCTGGACAGATGGCAGTTCCGTATATTCAGGGTATACAAAGCAATGGAGTGGCTGCCTGTGTGAAACATTATCCACTCAATCAGGACGAAAATAACCGTATTGAAGAAAACATCATTGTTGACGACCGTGCCTTGCACGAAATCTATCTTGCCCCCTTCAAAGAAGCAGTGATAAAGGGACACGTCTGGGGTATCATGGGGGCATATCCGAGCTACAAAGACCAATCGTGTACTTACAACGCATATCTCACCAATAAGGTATTAAAAGGCGACTGGGGGTATGACGGCGTGGTGTTGAGCGATTGGGGAGCTACACATGAAACAGAGGGAGCCGTAAGGCATGGTCTTGACATAGAGTTCGGTACATGGACTGATGGAAAGAAATACGGCGATAGCAAACATTATAACCGTTATTATCTTGCTGATGCCTACCGCAAAGGCTTGGAAGAGGGACGCTATACGATGGAAAGCCTTGATAATAAGGTACGCCGGGTGCTCCGACTATTCTATCGCACCACCATGACCTATCGCGAACCCGGTTCATTGACCAGCGATGAGCATTTTGCTGTAGCACGCCGTATAGGCGAAGAGGGAGTAGTGCTCCTTAAAAACGAGCGCCAAATACTCCCTTTGCAATTAAAACCGGGCAAACGCATTCTCGTCATCGGTGAGAACGCCATTAAGATGATGACGGCGGGTGGCGGTTCGTCGTCAATACGTACCAAGCACGAAATTGTGCCACTTGATGCACTGCGTAGATATACTGACAAGGCGAGGGTGCAGCTCGACTTTGCCCGTGGCTATGTGGGCGATACCGTCACCATGTTTAACGGAGCCAGCGTGGGGCAGGATATTCGAGACAGCCGAACGCCACAGCAACTTATGGACGAGGCTGTGACCAAGGCACATGGAGCTGATTATATACTAATTTTCGGCGGTCTCAATAAGAGTGAATATCAAGATTGCGAGGGTTACGACCGTAAGAATTATAGTATGCCTTATCAGCAAGACCAACTCGTAGAAGCCTTGGCCAAGGTTAACAAGAACATTGTGTTTGTTAATATCTCTGGCAATACGGTGGCTATGCCATGGGTAGAGCGTGTATCCGGTATCATACAAGCTTGGTATCAAGGCAGTGAAGCCGGTAATGTGATAGCCTCCATCCTTGTCGGCGAAACCAATCCTTCGGGCAAGTTGCCTTATACGTGGACTGTCAGACTTAACGATGTCCCAGCCCATGCGCTTGGAACCTATCCGGGTACATGGCGTGCCGACCACAAAGTTATTGACGTGGAATACAAGGAGGGCATCTTTGTGGGATACCGCTGGGCTGACAAGCACCATGTACGTCCGCTTTTCGCCTTTGGGCACGGCTTAAGCTATACGGCATTCAAACTATCAGAAGCAAAAGCAGATAAATCTGCAATGACGCCAAGCGATAGCATTACCTTTACCATCACGGTGCAAAATATCGGTCAACGTGCCGGTTCCGAGGTTGTGCAACTATATATAAAAGATAAAGAGGCCAGCCTGCTCCGACCGGTGAAAGAACTGAAAGGTTTCCGGAAAGTTTTCCTACAACCGGGGGCAAGCAGAAACGTGAGTATCACCATTGGCAAAGATGCACTAAGTTTTTACGATGACCGTCAACAGCAGTGGGTGGCAGAGCCCGGACATTTTGAGGCGCTGATAGGAACGGCATCCGACAAAATTGCATCTCATGTAAAATTCACATTGCTAAAATAA